One window from the genome of Saprospiraceae bacterium encodes:
- a CDS encoding 2Fe-2S iron-sulfur cluster binding domain-containing protein, whose product MKHVHAVTSALLLVTILFAAAFTAFTQTADEHAKHHPVKTSPDASAVMTNMANSKDSNSAMSNTTLDKKSAGMGGMMDGMGDMMKEMGKAPTKEIYPSLMQLPDFGPEKRDEIKQLADKLVSEGNALLTIGLKQLSDATRDQNYEAMEDATQQIHRGQTMLESGLEGQRALAENKDPRIIALQWFKKETDLSHSEIVQPHGFFGLSWFHYITMFTFAAFAIIMIWMYFHKMKRANELFQKLAGNTSEKTKPPGNSKPDEEERSVSTTESTGKPEPNTLNSDFAPSKPNSWTGTLLVAKIFDETQTVKTFRLTDPAGGNIPFNYLPGQFITVTVVPKGVPVKRSYTIASSPTHRDYCEITVKHEEKGTVSHYMHTYVHEGELMQFTAPSGKFTFTEKHADSAVFIAGGVGVTPMMSAIRYLTDRSWKGDIFLFFSCKNENSIIFREEIGYLQKRYPNFHVVFVLSQPEGESADGFISGHITKEILNERVPDIISRMIHICGPPPMITAVKLMLDELKVPKENVMVEVFAGPATPGLKTSSTSPAEAGKPDLDKEAGKSSATDEAGKTGVVTFAKSNKTAILTIDKSILEASEEVGVNIDYSCRIGTCGICKTKLISGKVTMAIEDSLTEEDKAQNIILACQAKATEDVSVDA is encoded by the coding sequence ATGAAGCATGTTCATGCTGTAACTTCTGCATTGCTTCTGGTTACCATTTTATTTGCAGCGGCATTTACTGCCTTCACTCAAACTGCTGATGAGCATGCTAAACATCACCCGGTAAAAACTTCACCAGACGCTTCTGCTGTAATGACTAATATGGCAAATTCGAAAGATTCAAACAGTGCAATGTCAAATACAACTCTTGATAAAAAAAGCGCTGGAATGGGTGGAATGATGGATGGAATGGGCGATATGATGAAGGAAATGGGTAAAGCACCAACTAAAGAAATTTATCCTTCGCTGATGCAGTTGCCCGATTTTGGCCCCGAAAAACGCGATGAAATAAAACAATTGGCAGATAAGCTGGTGTCAGAAGGAAATGCACTACTCACCATCGGATTAAAGCAACTTTCAGATGCAACCAGAGATCAGAATTATGAAGCAATGGAGGATGCCACCCAACAAATACACCGTGGGCAAACGATGTTAGAAAGCGGACTTGAAGGTCAGCGGGCTTTAGCCGAAAACAAGGACCCGCGCATTATAGCATTGCAGTGGTTTAAAAAGGAGACAGATCTTTCACACTCCGAAATCGTGCAGCCCCATGGCTTTTTTGGATTATCATGGTTTCACTACATAACAATGTTCACATTTGCCGCATTTGCCATTATCATGATTTGGATGTATTTCCACAAGATGAAACGAGCGAATGAACTCTTCCAAAAATTAGCGGGCAATACCAGTGAAAAAACAAAGCCACCTGGTAACTCAAAGCCCGATGAAGAAGAACGATCTGTTTCTACAACTGAATCTACTGGCAAACCTGAACCAAACACATTGAATTCCGACTTTGCCCCTTCTAAACCAAATTCATGGACGGGGACTTTACTTGTTGCAAAAATTTTTGATGAAACACAGACGGTCAAAACGTTTCGCCTTACCGACCCGGCGGGTGGGAATATCCCTTTTAATTATTTGCCAGGACAATTCATAACAGTAACTGTTGTTCCGAAAGGTGTTCCGGTCAAGCGTTCATATACAATTGCTTCGTCCCCGACACACCGGGATTACTGCGAAATCACTGTAAAGCACGAAGAGAAAGGAACTGTTTCGCATTATATGCACACCTATGTTCATGAGGGAGAGCTTATGCAGTTTACCGCTCCTTCAGGCAAATTTACTTTTACAGAAAAACATGCGGACAGTGCCGTATTTATTGCCGGCGGAGTCGGTGTAACGCCAATGATGAGTGCCATACGATATCTGACTGACCGTTCTTGGAAAGGAGACATTTTTCTTTTCTTTAGCTGTAAAAATGAGAACAGCATCATTTTTCGGGAAGAGATTGGATACTTGCAAAAACGCTATCCGAATTTTCATGTAGTGTTTGTCCTTAGCCAACCGGAGGGTGAGTCCGCTGATGGGTTTATTTCTGGGCATATCACAAAAGAAATTTTAAATGAGCGTGTACCGGATATAATATCCCGCATGATTCACATTTGCGGACCACCTCCCATGATAACCGCGGTTAAGTTGATGCTTGATGAACTGAAGGTGCCAAAAGAAAATGTCATGGTCGAGGTTTTTGCAGGCCCAGCAACACCTGGCCTTAAAACTTCATCAACCTCACCTGCAGAAGCTGGCAAACCAGATTTAGATAAAGAAGCTGGAAAATCATCCGCAACTGATGAAGCAGGAAAAACAGGAGTAGTCACTTTTGCTAAATCAAACAAGACCGCAATACTAACTATTGACAAATCAATTCTTGAAGCATCGGAAGAAGTCGGAGTAAATATTGATTACTCTTGTCGAATCGGAACATGTGGTATTTGTAAAACAAAATTGATTTCTGGCAAAGTAACGATGGCAATTGAGGACTCTCTGACAGAAGAGGATAAAGCACAAAATATAATCCTGGCATGCCAAGCCAAAGCAACTGAAGATGTCTCTGTTGATGCATAA
- a CDS encoding multicopper oxidase domain-containing protein translates to MKIILLIVAGMIIHSFVFGQDMKGMEMPKKENRKKSEVKKKTKVVLVPVNADENMQMPKDTSKEKKMDMGNMKMPVHSPDVDSMESMNMPENAETKSIGNRVEYYLDVTDTLVSFAKGKLKPAIAINGTIPAPTLYFTEGDTAIIYVHNLMKKETSIHWHGLLLPNAEDGVPNLTTPPIEPGSTFTFSFPIIQNGTYWYHSHTGLQEQVGLYGSIVIYPKKSKKEQKEKVILFSDWTNEKMSTVVRSLKANYEWYGIKRKSVQSWGEAIIKGYLVDKAKQEWSRMPPMDVSDVYYNTFLANGKQTIEYTEFKPGEIIRLRLINGAAGSYFWVQFAGGPMTVVAADGIDVKPVKVDRIDFPIAETYDVLITIPSDGAYELRATASDISGYSSVYFGNGKKKNALEIPKLNYFSMLRERNKMDMNGSDKKGKSMPGMDMQQEKKDNTKKIKPMDMVNPDKKDKSMPGMDMQEKKDPIKKIKPMGMNEKKENADMPGMVMENEKNEATLTYNMLRSLEPTTFNKNIPAREIPLTLTGNMLRYIWSFDDKPLSRADKIMIKKGEVVRFKMFNNTMMRHPMHLHGHFFRLINAQGDYAPLKHTFDIQPMETVTIEFLANEEKDWFFSLPYIVSHGNRYGADN, encoded by the coding sequence ATGAAAATAATATTACTAATAGTCGCAGGAATGATAATACATTCATTTGTATTCGGACAAGATATGAAGGGAATGGAAATGCCGAAAAAAGAAAATAGAAAAAAATCAGAAGTAAAGAAAAAAACCAAAGTTGTTTTAGTTCCGGTTAATGCCGATGAGAACATGCAAATGCCCAAAGATACGTCCAAAGAAAAAAAAATGGATATGGGCAATATGAAAATGCCGGTCCATTCGCCAGATGTGGATAGTATGGAAAGCATGAACATGCCTGAAAACGCAGAAACAAAAAGCATTGGTAACCGTGTAGAATATTACTTAGATGTTACTGATACATTAGTTTCATTTGCAAAAGGGAAATTAAAACCAGCAATTGCAATTAACGGCACCATCCCCGCTCCAACACTTTATTTTACAGAAGGTGATACTGCAATAATTTATGTGCACAACCTGATGAAAAAGGAAACATCCATTCACTGGCATGGTCTATTATTGCCTAATGCAGAAGATGGAGTTCCAAACCTTACTACTCCGCCTATTGAGCCTGGAAGTACCTTTACATTTTCTTTTCCTATTATTCAAAACGGCACTTACTGGTATCATTCGCATACAGGCTTGCAGGAGCAAGTGGGGCTTTATGGAAGTATTGTCATCTATCCAAAAAAAAGCAAGAAAGAACAAAAAGAGAAAGTGATTCTATTTTCTGACTGGACGAATGAAAAAATGTCAACAGTTGTGCGCTCATTAAAGGCGAATTATGAATGGTATGGCATCAAAAGAAAATCGGTGCAAAGCTGGGGTGAAGCAATCATAAAAGGGTATTTAGTTGATAAAGCAAAACAGGAATGGAGCCGTATGCCACCTATGGACGTATCCGATGTTTATTATAATACCTTTTTGGCAAATGGTAAACAAACAATAGAATACACCGAGTTTAAACCAGGTGAAATCATAAGGCTGAGACTGATCAATGGAGCTGCAGGCTCATACTTTTGGGTGCAATTTGCAGGTGGACCTATGACTGTTGTTGCAGCTGATGGAATTGATGTAAAACCAGTGAAAGTAGATAGGATAGATTTTCCTATTGCCGAAACATATGATGTACTTATCACTATTCCTTCTGATGGTGCTTATGAATTACGAGCCACCGCTTCTGATATTTCCGGCTATAGTTCTGTTTATTTTGGTAATGGAAAAAAGAAGAATGCACTTGAAATTCCCAAGCTGAATTATTTTTCGATGCTTCGCGAAAGAAACAAAATGGACATGAATGGTTCTGACAAAAAAGGTAAATCAATGCCCGGTATGGATATGCAACAAGAGAAAAAAGACAATACAAAAAAAATAAAACCAATGGATATGGTCAATCCTGACAAAAAAGACAAATCAATGCCCGGTATGGATATGCAGGAGAAAAAGGACCCCATCAAAAAAATAAAACCGATGGGTATGAATGAAAAAAAAGAAAATGCTGACATGCCAGGCATGGTGATGGAAAACGAAAAAAATGAAGCAACACTCACCTACAACATGCTTCGTTCTTTAGAACCAACAACCTTTAATAAAAATATACCCGCGCGTGAAATTCCACTAACGCTTACCGGCAATATGCTACGATACATCTGGTCGTTTGACGATAAACCGCTTTCACGAGCAGATAAAATTATGATTAAAAAAGGTGAAGTTGTTCGGTTTAAAATGTTTAACAACACCATGATGCGGCATCCTATGCATTTGCATGGTCATTTTTTCCGATTAATTAATGCGCAAGGCGATTATGCTCCACTCAAACATACATTTGATATACAACCAATGGAAACAGTGACCATTGAGTTTTTAGCTAATGAAGAAAAAGACTGGTTTTTTTCATTGCCATATATTGTATCACATGGCAACAGGTATGGCGCGGATAATTAG
- the cadA gene encoding cadmium-translocating P-type ATPase — MHPQIMQDAPGKCPLCGMTLEPVANKSYGKANHTGMIADFKKRFYVVSALTIPVMLLSPMIQQWLNINISFPGSKYVLLALSSVIFFYGGWPFLKGLVDEARVKNPGMMFLIGFAISVAYIYSVAVVFGLDGMDFFWELATLILIMLLGHWIEMKSVAGASRELELLVQLMPSEAHMVMPDMVHDVRTDTLKVNDIILVKPGEKVAADGIILEGESYLNESMLTGESKPVQKIKGDKVIAGAINGNGGIKVTVSHAAKDSYLSQVIKLVDDAQKSKSKTQLLADRAAKWLTIIAIVAGIATFIFWFLTGQSLAFAMERMVTVIVICCPHALGLAVPLVVAKSTALSAKNGLLIKNRTAFENSRKITTIVFDKTGTLTVGKFEVSKIVSLQKDVNENEIIRLASALEQKSEHPIATGILQKAKDLSIAIASTENFNAITGKGVEATIEGKKIMVVSPGYLKENNISVPEGFIANDTETVVFLIINNTLAGYIALSDEIRPESAEAIKTLKQNKIKSILLTGDNNKVAKSVSETLGMDSFIAEVLPHEKLEKIKELQGNGEYVAMTGDGVNDAPALAQADVGIAVGSGSDIAAETAGIILVNSNPKDIVNLILFGKATYRKMIQNLIWATGYNVIALPLAAGVLYNYGILLSPAAGAILMTVSTIVVAINASFLKIS, encoded by the coding sequence ATGCATCCGCAAATTATGCAGGATGCACCAGGTAAATGTCCATTATGCGGAATGACCTTAGAGCCGGTTGCAAATAAATCCTATGGAAAAGCGAATCACACAGGTATGATTGCTGATTTTAAAAAAAGATTTTATGTTGTATCAGCGCTTACTATACCGGTTATGTTGCTATCACCAATGATACAACAGTGGCTGAATATCAACATTAGTTTCCCCGGTTCAAAATATGTATTGCTCGCACTTTCTTCAGTTATTTTCTTTTATGGTGGTTGGCCATTCCTGAAAGGATTGGTTGATGAAGCAAGGGTGAAAAACCCAGGTATGATGTTTTTGATTGGCTTTGCAATTTCTGTTGCATACATCTACAGCGTAGCAGTTGTATTTGGTTTGGATGGTATGGATTTTTTTTGGGAACTGGCAACACTTATATTAATTATGCTTTTAGGGCATTGGATTGAAATGAAATCCGTTGCAGGAGCATCAAGAGAATTAGAATTATTGGTACAACTGATGCCATCAGAAGCCCATATGGTTATGCCTGATATGGTTCATGATGTAAGAACAGATACCCTGAAAGTGAACGATATAATTCTTGTAAAGCCAGGTGAAAAAGTTGCAGCAGATGGAATAATACTCGAAGGTGAAAGCTATTTGAATGAATCAATGCTGACTGGCGAATCAAAACCGGTTCAAAAAATAAAAGGAGATAAAGTAATTGCTGGTGCAATTAATGGTAATGGAGGAATTAAAGTTACAGTGTCTCATGCAGCAAAAGATTCTTACCTCTCTCAAGTAATAAAATTGGTTGATGATGCACAAAAATCAAAATCTAAAACGCAGTTACTTGCAGACAGGGCTGCAAAATGGTTAACCATAATTGCAATTGTTGCAGGTATTGCTACATTTATTTTTTGGTTTTTGACTGGACAATCATTGGCATTTGCAATGGAGAGGATGGTTACAGTAATTGTTATTTGTTGCCCTCATGCCTTGGGATTGGCTGTACCCTTAGTGGTTGCAAAATCAACAGCTTTATCAGCGAAGAATGGATTGTTGATTAAGAATAGAACGGCTTTTGAAAATTCCAGAAAAATTACCACCATCGTTTTTGATAAAACCGGAACGCTTACTGTAGGAAAATTTGAAGTGTCGAAAATCGTTTCTTTGCAAAAAGATGTAAACGAAAATGAAATCATTCGCCTGGCATCTGCCTTAGAGCAAAAATCAGAGCATCCAATTGCGACAGGCATTCTTCAAAAAGCAAAAGACTTATCTATCGCAATTGCATCAACAGAGAATTTTAATGCCATCACTGGTAAAGGTGTTGAGGCCACTATAGAAGGAAAAAAAATAATGGTGGTAAGTCCCGGCTATTTAAAAGAAAATAATATTAGTGTTCCTGAAGGATTTATAGCCAATGACACGGAAACAGTTGTGTTTTTAATTATCAATAATACCTTAGCAGGATATATTGCCTTATCCGATGAGATACGACCTGAATCCGCTGAAGCAATTAAAACCTTAAAACAAAACAAGATCAAATCAATTCTACTTACAGGCGATAACAATAAAGTAGCTAAAAGTGTAAGTGAAACTTTAGGTATGGATAGTTTTATTGCCGAAGTTTTACCGCACGAGAAATTAGAAAAAATAAAAGAGTTGCAAGGCAATGGAGAATATGTTGCAATGACCGGAGATGGTGTAAATGATGCACCTGCATTAGCGCAAGCTGATGTAGGAATTGCAGTTGGAAGCGGAAGCGATATTGCAGCCGAAACAGCCGGAATCATTTTAGTAAACAGTAATCCAAAAGATATTGTAAATTTAATTTTATTCGGAAAAGCCACCTATCGCAAAATGATTCAAAATTTGATTTGGGCTACTGGTTATAATGTGATTGCTTTACCTTTGGCCGCAGGTGTGCTTTATAATTATGGCATTCTATTGAGTCCTGCAGCAGGAGCTATATTGATGACAGTGAGTACAATAGTTGTTGCCATCAATGCAAGCTTTTTGAAAATTTCATAA
- a CDS encoding T9SS type A sorting domain-containing protein, protein MKKILTIFLIIGTYLIFSSSITKAPSPCDSPFVGDHSGAPGETNCSGCHISPVNPDVPDLYFALDSNQLNYIPGKSYLVHLRIRRVGHDKFGFVCTSLDSLNKAKGTFDLIDSINTRKFNSGNRTYISHTPCGADSQDSIYWDFRWKAPVSNSGTIKIYMSSLVANHNHALTGDTTYTRILTLKPSVPTNSINSDNFEFVKVYPTLFNDLLIIKFDDQFQSKEKQISITDFTGRVLETFSTMDQNISHFFLDCQISGIYFLQIKTKGFLQTYKLIKQ, encoded by the coding sequence ATGAAAAAAATACTTACCATCTTTCTAATTATAGGCACTTATTTAATTTTTAGTTCGAGCATCACAAAGGCCCCTTCACCTTGCGACAGTCCTTTTGTAGGAGATCATAGTGGAGCCCCCGGTGAAACAAACTGTTCCGGTTGCCATATTTCACCCGTAAATCCGGATGTTCCAGACTTGTATTTTGCTTTGGACAGTAACCAACTAAATTATATTCCCGGAAAAAGTTATTTGGTTCATTTAAGGATTCGTCGAGTTGGACATGACAAGTTTGGTTTTGTTTGCACTTCCTTAGATTCCCTCAATAAAGCAAAAGGAACGTTTGATTTAATCGATTCGATCAATACCCGTAAATTCAATTCCGGGAATAGAACATACATCAGCCATACACCATGTGGTGCAGATTCTCAAGATAGCATCTATTGGGATTTTCGATGGAAAGCACCTGTATCAAATTCCGGTACAATAAAAATTTATATGTCCTCTCTTGTTGCTAATCATAACCATGCACTTACAGGTGATACAACCTATACGAGAATATTAACATTGAAGCCAAGCGTTCCAACCAATTCAATTAATTCGGATAATTTTGAATTTGTCAAAGTGTATCCTACCCTGTTTAATGATTTGCTAATAATTAAATTTGATGATCAGTTTCAATCAAAAGAAAAACAAATTTCGATAACTGATTTTACGGGCAGGGTTTTAGAAACATTTTCAACAATGGATCAAAATATTTCGCATTTTTTTTTGGACTGCCAAATTAGTGGGATCTACTTTTTACAAATTAAAACTAAGGGATTTCTACAAACTTATAAATTAATAAAGCAATAA
- a CDS encoding DUF1929 domain-containing protein, with protein MTLFTVDTIQFWESRTDITGQYLFKNLSGGPYLFLGVAARGFDYFKLATTGIIDTVVYDIKLKPETNPGVWTTIVDSPEPLGGTDLGILLPNGNIFYCHDTKDPFAFNPLLNDTIGMSGDMLIQGCVAPKLLWNGKIIMAGGTDLEIYGPGTRKIKQYNFFTKTWQVLPLMLDYRWYPSMTQLADGRLLITGGGGLKNPIRVNTTELYNPLTGKTEWADTIAIRNEQSPILTLYSGQALITHRPPQLFDPTTRKWELAADFIQGKRMPNGDHVDHELIHLPEGEVIAIGFKPFPAGSGGKLVERYDPVSNTWTLGAHFAPLRSRPEAVLLPDRRILTLAGEKEDPNDPSPVNQWNYMDLADLYDPYANTWRRLAPMPRKREYHALAILVPDGRVIVVGGEGQPGNEPPKSVIDAFEPPYLFRGVRPQVLNLEKTDYQRGDTIRFEVGRTNGPTDIVLQSTQAATHMMNCGENRFLDLDFTQQGQSIEALIPNDSLMALPGWYLLWVMVDDIPSVARIVRILPGKPVITATEESTAANVFSLFPNPAALSGLLTVKFASHRIGKINFELTDAMGRTIRNFSFFEKPTGNQIFTLKTTGVVAGTYFLTARLDGKFLETQKVILE; from the coding sequence GTGACTTTGTTCACGGTAGATACCATCCAATTTTGGGAATCCCGCACTGACATCACAGGCCAATATTTATTTAAAAATCTGAGCGGTGGACCGTACCTATTTTTGGGTGTAGCAGCTCGTGGGTTCGATTATTTTAAACTCGCCACTACTGGCATTATTGATACCGTTGTCTATGATATCAAGCTCAAACCTGAAACCAATCCAGGTGTTTGGACGACTATAGTGGATTCGCCTGAACCACTCGGTGGCACAGATTTGGGTATTTTATTGCCAAATGGAAATATATTTTATTGCCACGATACTAAGGATCCTTTTGCCTTCAATCCTTTACTTAACGACACCATTGGGATGTCAGGCGACATGCTGATACAAGGCTGTGTAGCCCCAAAGCTCCTTTGGAATGGAAAAATCATCATGGCTGGTGGTACAGATCTAGAAATCTATGGCCCTGGTACCCGTAAAATAAAACAATACAATTTTTTTACAAAAACATGGCAAGTGTTACCACTCATGCTTGATTACCGATGGTATCCTTCAATGACCCAATTAGCCGACGGCCGATTACTCATAACAGGTGGTGGTGGGCTAAAAAACCCAATTCGCGTAAACACAACCGAGTTGTATAATCCGCTTACAGGTAAAACTGAATGGGCTGATACTATTGCCATTCGCAATGAACAGTCGCCCATCCTGACTCTTTACAGCGGTCAAGCCTTGATAACTCATCGTCCGCCCCAGCTTTTCGACCCGACAACCAGAAAATGGGAACTTGCTGCAGATTTTATACAAGGCAAACGGATGCCCAATGGTGACCATGTGGACCATGAGTTAATACATTTACCAGAGGGGGAAGTAATTGCAATCGGTTTCAAACCGTTCCCAGCAGGTAGCGGCGGCAAGTTGGTAGAGCGATACGACCCTGTCTCAAATACCTGGACTTTAGGTGCGCATTTTGCCCCTTTGCGCTCACGCCCGGAAGCAGTCTTACTGCCCGATCGACGCATACTCACTCTCGCCGGCGAAAAAGAAGACCCCAATGACCCATCTCCTGTAAACCAATGGAATTATATGGACCTCGCTGACCTTTATGATCCTTACGCCAACACTTGGAGGCGGCTTGCACCCATGCCCCGCAAGAGAGAATATCATGCATTGGCCATTTTAGTGCCAGACGGCCGAGTGATTGTAGTAGGTGGAGAAGGTCAGCCAGGAAACGAGCCACCGAAAAGTGTTATTGATGCTTTTGAGCCACCTTACCTGTTTCGAGGAGTGCGCCCGCAGGTCTTGAATCTGGAAAAAACTGACTATCAACGCGGCGATACAATTCGTTTTGAAGTCGGGCGTACTAATGGGCCCACCGATATAGTACTTCAAAGCACTCAAGCCGCCACACACATGATGAACTGCGGCGAAAACCGCTTTCTTGACCTAGACTTTACTCAACAAGGACAATCGATTGAAGCATTGATTCCAAATGATTCATTAATGGCATTGCCTGGGTGGTATTTGCTCTGGGTAATGGTTGACGATATTCCTTCGGTTGCACGCATCGTGCGAATTTTGCCAGGAAAGCCAGTGATAACTGCGACAGAAGAATCAACGGCAGCAAACGTGTTTAGCTTGTTTCCCAACCCGGCGGCTTTGAGCGGATTGTTGACAGTTAAATTTGCGTCGCATAGAATTGGAAAAATCAATTTCGAATTAACAGATGCAATGGGCAGAACCATTCGCAATTTCTCCTTTTTTGAAAAACCGACTGGAAATCAAATTTTTACATTGAAAACCACTGGAGTAGTCGCTGGTACTTACTTTCTTACAGCACGATTGGATGGGAAATTTTTAGAAACGCAAAAAGTTATTTTGGAATGA
- a CDS encoding T9SS type A sorting domain-containing protein — MKNEITLWLLGIIIIIVCAVQSNAQDPAIDKFERSVGLGSNWTVYFGGSAITIIADSDIGISNSSTLFGIAAWTGSNFEANQYSEAIISSEKIESMWAQVFVRRRTSDAARYAFHWSDLDGKIPGVWDIKYNEVPTPQTRILDSLFAPPPAVGDTLRIEVRTDIITGYPEIKGYHNDKLVVSAIDSTRTKIMNGAPGMVFRFRVGFNPSYPSKVFEEWEGGSLKTITGINNNATEHQITLFPNPVNNELKINFYSQNDFEIEIFNTIGKIEIKNRNQNTIDVSRLPSGFYFLNLKQGVSSYKQKFIKK, encoded by the coding sequence ATGAAAAATGAAATCACACTATGGTTGCTTGGAATTATTATTATAATTGTTTGTGCGGTACAATCAAACGCACAAGATCCAGCCATTGATAAATTTGAACGTTCAGTTGGGCTTGGATCAAACTGGACTGTTTACTTTGGAGGTAGTGCTATTACCATAATTGCTGATAGTGATATTGGAATTTCTAATTCCTCAACTTTGTTTGGTATCGCTGCTTGGACCGGCAGCAATTTTGAAGCTAATCAATATAGTGAAGCAATCATTTCATCTGAGAAAATTGAAAGCATGTGGGCTCAGGTATTTGTTAGAAGACGCACCAGTGATGCTGCGCGATACGCATTTCATTGGAGTGACCTCGATGGCAAAATTCCTGGAGTGTGGGACATTAAGTATAACGAAGTTCCAACACCACAAACTCGTATTCTTGATTCACTTTTTGCTCCTCCTCCTGCAGTTGGAGATACTTTACGCATTGAAGTTAGAACAGATATCATAACAGGCTATCCTGAAATAAAAGGATATCATAACGATAAACTTGTAGTATCTGCCATAGATAGTACTAGGACTAAAATTATGAACGGTGCACCGGGAATGGTTTTTCGGTTTCGTGTTGGTTTTAATCCTAGTTATCCTTCAAAGGTTTTTGAAGAATGGGAAGGTGGCAGTTTGAAAACAATAACGGGCATCAACAATAATGCAACAGAACATCAAATTACCCTTTTTCCGAATCCTGTTAACAACGAATTAAAAATCAATTTCTACTCACAAAATGATTTCGAAATCGAAATTTTTAATACAATCGGCAAGATAGAAATTAAGAACCGAAACCAAAACACGATTGATGTCTCAAGATTGCCTTCAGGATTTTATTTCTTGAATTTGAAACAAGGAGTAAGTTCTTACAAACAAAAATTTATAAAAAAATAA